The Cloacibacterium caeni region AAATACTCTAGGATTAGAGCCAGGAATTCAAATGGCTTTCGAATATGCGAAATTAAATCATAAAAAAGTACATTTTATCGGTTTGGTTTCAGATGGTGGAGTTCACTCTCATATCAATCACTTGAAAGGTTTATTAACTGCTGCTCAAGAATTTGGATTGACAGAAAATGTTTACGTACACGCATTTACAGACGGTAGAGATTGTGACCCTATGTCTGGAAAAGGTTTCATACAAGATTTACAAAATCACATGAAAATCTCTACAGGGAAATTAGCAACCGTAGTAGGAAGATATTTTGCAATGGATAGAGATAAGAGATGGGAGCGTGTGAAATTAGCTTATGATGCAATGGTAAATGGAGTAGGAGAAATCACCAAAAATCCTGTAGAAGCGATTGAAAAATCTTATGCAGAAGGAGTTACTGATGAGTTTTTAAAACCAATTATCGTTTCAGAAAATAATAATCTTCCTACTGCTAAAATTGAGGAAAATGATGTAGTATTCTGTTTCAATTTCAGAACAGATAGAGGTAGAGAAATTACAGAAGTGCTCTCTCAACAAGACTTCCCAGATTTTGGAATGAAAAAATTGAATCTTTACTATGTGACTTTAACCAATTATGACGAAAGTTTCCAAAATGTAAAAGTTATCTTTGATGAAGAAGTTTTACAAGAAACAATGGGCGAAGTTCTAGAAAGAGCAGGTAGAACTCAAATCAGAATTGCTGAAACAGAGAAATATCCTCACGTTACGTTCTTCTTTTCTGGAGGTAGAGAAAAAGAATATGTAGGAGAGAGAAGATTGCTTTGTCCGAGTCCAAAAGATGTTGCAACCTATGATTTAAAACCAGAAATGTCTGCTTTTGATATCAGAGATGCTATTTTACCAGAATTAGAAAAAGAATCTGCAGATTTCATTTGTCTAAATTTTGCTAATGCAGATATGGTAGGTCATACTGGAGTTTTCGAAGCGGCTGTAAAAGCTTGTGAAGCGGTAGACAAATGTATAGAAGCAGTAGCAACTACAGCTTATGAACATGGTTATGCTGTTTTCATTTTGGCAGATCACGGAAATTCTGATTATATGATTAATCCTGATGGAAGTCCTAACACACAACACTCTACTAATTTAGTTCCGCTAATTGTGATGGATAAAGACCAAACTTGGAATTTAAAACCTGGCAAATTAGGAGATGTAGCGCCATCTATTTTAAAAGTGATGGGCGTAGAAATTCCTGAAATTATGACAGGAGAAGTTTTAGTCTCTTAAATTAAACAGACTTTTACAAAAAGAAAATAATATTTAAAAAAAGGCTTATTAATAGCCTTTTTTAATTTCATATATTTGTCCAAAAATTCAAACGATATAATATGTTAAGTAGTAAAAAATTAGCTATAGACTTTGATGGGACTATTGTAGAGGATGCTTATCCATCAATTGGAAAACCTAAAATTTTTGCTTTTGAAACCCTTAAAAAATTACAATCAGAAGGTTATAGATTAATTCTTTGGACTTATAGACATGGCAAGTCTTTAGAAGAAGCGGTAGAATTTTGTAGAAAAAATGGAGTAGAATTTTACGCCGTAAACTCTAGTTTCGAAGGTGAAATCTTTGATGATGAAACTCAATCCAGAAAAATAGATGCAGATTTATTTATAGATGATAGAAATTTAGGCGGTTTTCCTGGTTGGGGAGAAATCTATAATATCATCACCGAAAGAATAGAATTCAGAGTAGAAGGAGGCGAGGTTTTAGCTTATTCTAAAATGAAAAAAGAAAAGAAAAGAGGTTTATTTTGGTAAAAGTAAAAGACCCAAGTAAAAAGTAAAAAGACACAAGTTTTAAAATCTAATGTATGCAAAATAATAATCTGTTAGATAGAACTTTTAAATTTGGGGTAAACTGCATTATTTTCTTAAGAACTTTACCTCATGATTTTGAATATAATGTAATAAAATTACAGTTAACAAAATCGTCAACTTCAATTGGTGCTAATTATGAAGAATCACAAGCTGGATCTTCTAAAGCTGATTTTAAAAATAAAGTAAGAATATCTCTTCGAGAAGCTAGAGAGTCCAATTATTGGTTAAGAGTAATTAAAGCTTTAGAAAGGTCAGAAAATGAACAGTTAGAATCTCTTATACAGGAGAGTAAAGAACTTAAAAATATTTTAGCTTCCATTATAAACAATACTAAACTATAAATATTAATAATACATGGCTCTTTTTACTTTTGCCATGGCTCTTTAAATAAAATGATTATACTTAAAACAATAGAAGAACTCCATTTAATGCGCGAAAGTGCACAGCTCGTTTCTAAAACTTTAGGAATGATTGCAGCAGAAATTAAGCCAGGAGTTACCACATTACATTTGGATAAATTAGCTCATGATTTTATTAAAGATCATGGCGGTGAACCTGCATTTTTAGGAATGTATGGTTTCCCCAATTCCCTGTGTATTTCTCCCAATGAAGAGGTAGTTCATGGGATTCCAAAAGATATTCCGTTGGAAGAAGGAGACATTCTTTCTGTAGATTGTGGGGTTTACATGAACGGTTTTTATGGTGACCATGCTTATTCATTCGAAGTAGGAGAAGTAGCTCCAGAAACCAAAAAATTACTTCAAGTAACCAAAGAATCACTTTACAAAGGAATAGAACAATGTGTTCGCGGAAAAAGAATAGGAGATATTTCAAACGCCATTCAGACGCACTGCGAAAAACATGGTTATGGAGTGGTAAGAGAATTGGTAGGTCACGGTTTGGGAAGAACCATGCACGAAGATCCTCAAGTTCCTAATTACGGAAGAAAAGGCAGCGGAAAAGTCATCAAAGATGGTCTAGTTGTCGCCATAGAACCTATGGTTAATTTGGGAACACATCAGGTAAAATTCCACAAAGATGGATGGACGGTGACTTCATTAGACAAAACACCTTCTGCACATTTTGAACATGATGTTGCAGTGATTAATGGAAAACCAGTTTTGCTTTCTACTTTTAAATATATTTACGAAGCACTAGGAATTACCAGTAATGAAGAAGAACTATTTACAATGGATTTTTAGAAAATATGAATATCAATTAAAACGGGCTTTTGTCCGTTTTTTTTATGTATAGATACTCCAAAATTTATTTAAAAAAATGAAAAATATTTTTTTAAATTTGGTTTAGAAATTATATGAAGAAACTCGCATCATTTTTATTGAATAAAATTCCAAGACCAATGCTTATCAACCTAAGCATTTTTCTTCGCCCTTTAATCTATCTTTTTTTCAAAGGAAATAAATTTACCGACCCGATTGACGGGAAATCCTACCGTAAGTTTTTACCTTATGGTTACGGAAAACAACGTGAAAATGCACTTTCTCCCGGAACTTTGAGTTTAGAGCGTCATCGTCAAATGTGGTTGTATCTAAAAAATGAAACCGATTTTTTTACTCAAAATTATAAAGTGCTTCACATTGCTCCAGAGCAAGAATTCTTGAGAAAATTCAAGAAAATGAAGAATTTAGATTATACTTCGGCAGATTTATTCTCACCAATTGTAGATGTAAAAGCAGACATTCTAGATTTGACTTTTGAAGATGAAAGTTTTGATGTCATTTTCTGTAATCACGTTCTAGAACATATTATAGACGACAAAAAAGCGATGAGTGAACTCTATAGAGTGATGAAAAAAGGAGGTTGGGGAATTCTGCAAGTTCCCATGAAAAATTCTCTAGGGAAAACTTACGAAGATTTTACCATAACAGACCCAAAAGAACGCCAAAAACATTTCGGGCAATACGATCATGTTCGTTGGTATGGAATGGATTATTTCGAAAGGTTAAAATCAGTAGGATTTTCAGTAGATATTAATTTCTATTCTCAAAAATTTTCTAAAGAAGAACAAAAAAGATTCGGATTAAACGTAACCGAAATTTTACCTGTGGTAAGAAAGTAATTTTAAATTCTTACAAATTGTAAATTTTCGAAATTTTTAAATAATTCTCGTTCCGTAGGAACGATAGGTGTTTAGAAATTAATAATAACAGAAAAAAGCGTTCCGTAGGAACGCAATGTTTCAAAGATTTATAGGGAATGACAATTTTTTCGTTTTAATTATTTCCCAATTCTATTTTCCTTACCTTTGCAAAAAAGAAATTTTAAATCTTTTAACCCTTTAATTTTAAGTAAAACAAATGCACAAAGCAGGATTTGTAAATATAGTTGGGAAACCAAACGCAGGAAAATCTACCTTGCTCAATCAATTGATGGGTGAGAAACTGGCGATTGTGACCCAAAAAGCACAGACAACAAGACACCGTATTTTCGGAATTTATAATGAAGAAGACCTACAAATCGTATTTTCTGATACTCCAGGAGTTCTAGAACCTAAATACGAATTGCAGGAAAAAATGATGGATTTTGTAAAAGATTCTTTACAAGATGCAGACGTTTTCTTGTTTATCGTAGATGTTAATGATAAAGAAGAACCGAATGAATTTTTGGTAGATAAACTGAACAAAATTCCAGTTCCAGTCCTTATTTTACTCAATAAAATAGACATTTCTAATCAAGAAGCGATGCTCGAAAAAGTAGAGTATTGGCATAGTAAAATTGAAAAAGCAGAAATTTTACCGATTTCGGCTTTAGAAGGTTTTAATACCGATTTAATTTTGCCAAAATTAAAAGCTTTATTGCCAGAAAATCCGCCTTATTACGACAAAGACCAATACACAGATAAATCTGAACGTTTCTTCGTAAATGAGAATATCAGAGAAAAAATCTTGTTGAATTACGATAAAGAAATTCCATATTCTGTAGAAGTGGTAACAGAAATGTTCAAAGAAAAAGAAGGAATTATCTTTATAGACTCTATTATTTACGTAGAAAGAGACACCCAAAAAGGAATTCTCATCGGTCACAAAGGTGAAGCCATCAAAAAAGTGGGAACCGAAGCCAGAATAGATTTGGAGAAATTTTTTGATAAGAAAATCCACCTTAATCTTTTTGTAAAAGTCAAAAAAGATTGGCGTAAAAACGAAAGAGACCTTAAGAATTTCGGTTACAGATAAAATAAAAACTCAATCTTTTTGGTTGAGTTTTTTTTGTATTAAAAAAACATTTTCTTAATATCATTAAATACAGTTTATTTAAATTTATCCCAAATTCCGCAATAGAAAAAAAAGAGTATTTTAGTATTCTAATATCCAACTGCGTAGCAGTAGAAAAAAATAAGCGATGAAATTCGAGCTATCCTTTACCAATAAAGAGATTACGCCTTGGGGAGGCATGGTGTTTTTAAAGCAAATGTTGGACAAAATCGGCTTTAGAGAGCAAATTGAAAAATGCGAATCTTTACCTGTGTCACTTTCCAATAATTCTTATAAAAAAGAAGTTTTGCTTGAATCTTTTATTACGAGTATTTGGTGTGGCGCCAATCGTTTTTTGCACACAGAAATTACCCGTGCAGATAAGGCTCTTGGGGAAATATTTGACTGGCGGAAAACCCCTGCTCAGGACGCATATAAACGCTATTTTGGCAAGTTTACACAACACATCAACCAGCAAGTTGGGCATCATTTTTTCAGTTGGTTTTTTCAGAATTTGAACCTCAATTATTTTACGTTAGACATTGATTCATCTGTAATTACTCGATACGGAGAGCAAGAGGGAGCAAAAAAAGGCTACAATCCTAAGAAAAAAGGAAGAAACAGCCATCATCCTATCATTGCATTTGTGAACGATGTAAAGATGGTCGCTAATTTTTGGCTCAGGAGCGGCAATACTTCTTCGGCAAATAATTTTGTAGGATTTTTAGAAGAAACACTCTTAAATTTTGGGGATAAGAAAGTAGGATTAGTTCGTTTGGATAGTGGTTTTTTCCAGAAAGACATTATGGATTATCTTGAATTAAAAACACTCCAATACATCATCGCTGCAAAATTTACTCACCCCATTCAACACTTGATAGACCGGCAAGATTTTTGGATAAAAGTTGATGAGGGCATCGAAATTTGCGACAAATATTATCAAGCAAAAAACTGGGAAAAGCCAAGAAGGATAGTCATTGTAAGGCAAAAAATAGCACAACGACCGAATGCGGCAGGCCGAATATTAAGCCTGTTTCCGGAAGATGAAATCCATAGAAATTATCGCTATTCAGCCTATATTACCAACCAAGAACAATCGGCAACAGATGTTTGGAGAACGTACCGAAACAGAGGCGATGCAGAGAATCGAATCAAGGAATTAAAGGCAGATTTTGGAGCCGAAAGTTTTAACCTTAAAGGCTTTTTCCCTACAGAAGCTGCACTTATATTTTCGATGATTGCTTATAATCTGATGTCAATTTTCAGACTGTTTGTTCTTCAGGAAAAAACGCAGAAAACATTATCTACACTACGATATAGAACCTTTGCTATTGGAGCTTATTTTGAAAAAGTAGGTGACACACTCAAACTGAAGATTGCACTCACCAAAAAACGCAGAAAATGGTTCGTCGGAATTTGGGATTACCCCATAGACTTATCTCAAAAAATTTCAACTGCGTGATTTGGGTTTATTTTTTATTTTTGGTTAGCTAAAAAATAAATAATAAGAGAAAATGAAAAATTTGAATACTATTGGTTATAATAAAACCTTGTTAGATTGGGCGTTATTAGCCATTAGAATTTTTGTAGGATTAGGAATGCTCACTCATGGATTTCCGAAACTCATGCAACTTCTCGGAGGAAGTCATGATTTTATTAATTTCTTCGGAATCGGCAGCAAAACATCCCTCGTTTTAGCAGTTCTTGCAGAAGTTCTTTGTTCACTTTTCTTAATTTTAGGACTTTTTACCAGATTCGTTTCTATTCCTCTCATTATCACGATGTTAGTAGCTGTTTTCATCGTTCATGGAAACGATCCTTTTGCCAAACAAGAAATGGCATTGCTCTATTTATTCCACTACATTTTAATATTTGTAGCCGGTCCCGGAAGTATTTCCATCGACAGAATGATCAATCGAAAATAAATTTAAAGGCGCTTCTAGCGTCTTTTTTGTTCCCCTCTTTTAGAGGAGTGGCATTCAGATTTTCTGAATGACGGGGTGTTTTTTGGCGCTTTAACACGCTGTCCGCTGTATCTTTTTTAAATTTTGGTTCTCTCTTTTAGGAGAGTCAGTGAGGAAAAAATTTAAAAAAGGATGCCGCTTCCATCGTTAGCGCAAATGCAGAAATCTTCAGAAATTTCAGGAAAAATTGTAACTTTCCCTTCAATAAAACCACTAATCATTAAGATTTAGAATCTA contains the following coding sequences:
- the gpmI gene encoding 2,3-bisphosphoglycerate-independent phosphoglycerate mutase; protein product: MAKKAILAILDGWGLGTDNKVSAIYQANTPFIDSCYTKFPHTTLEASGLAVGLPAGQMGNSEVGHMNLGAGRVVYQNLVKLNMAVEKNTLGLEPGIQMAFEYAKLNHKKVHFIGLVSDGGVHSHINHLKGLLTAAQEFGLTENVYVHAFTDGRDCDPMSGKGFIQDLQNHMKISTGKLATVVGRYFAMDRDKRWERVKLAYDAMVNGVGEITKNPVEAIEKSYAEGVTDEFLKPIIVSENNNLPTAKIEENDVVFCFNFRTDRGREITEVLSQQDFPDFGMKKLNLYYVTLTNYDESFQNVKVIFDEEVLQETMGEVLERAGRTQIRIAETEKYPHVTFFFSGGREKEYVGERRLLCPSPKDVATYDLKPEMSAFDIRDAILPELEKESADFICLNFANADMVGHTGVFEAAVKACEAVDKCIEAVATTAYEHGYAVFILADHGNSDYMINPDGSPNTQHSTNLVPLIVMDKDQTWNLKPGKLGDVAPSILKVMGVEIPEIMTGEVLVS
- a CDS encoding BT0820 family HAD-type phosphatase, with amino-acid sequence MLSSKKLAIDFDGTIVEDAYPSIGKPKIFAFETLKKLQSEGYRLILWTYRHGKSLEEAVEFCRKNGVEFYAVNSSFEGEIFDDETQSRKIDADLFIDDRNLGGFPGWGEIYNIITERIEFRVEGGEVLAYSKMKKEKKRGLFW
- a CDS encoding four helix bundle protein, translating into MQNNNLLDRTFKFGVNCIIFLRTLPHDFEYNVIKLQLTKSSTSIGANYEESQAGSSKADFKNKVRISLREARESNYWLRVIKALERSENEQLESLIQESKELKNILASIINNTKL
- the map gene encoding type I methionyl aminopeptidase, with the translated sequence MIILKTIEELHLMRESAQLVSKTLGMIAAEIKPGVTTLHLDKLAHDFIKDHGGEPAFLGMYGFPNSLCISPNEEVVHGIPKDIPLEEGDILSVDCGVYMNGFYGDHAYSFEVGEVAPETKKLLQVTKESLYKGIEQCVRGKRIGDISNAIQTHCEKHGYGVVRELVGHGLGRTMHEDPQVPNYGRKGSGKVIKDGLVVAIEPMVNLGTHQVKFHKDGWTVTSLDKTPSAHFEHDVAVINGKPVLLSTFKYIYEALGITSNEEELFTMDF
- a CDS encoding class I SAM-dependent methyltransferase, giving the protein MKKLASFLLNKIPRPMLINLSIFLRPLIYLFFKGNKFTDPIDGKSYRKFLPYGYGKQRENALSPGTLSLERHRQMWLYLKNETDFFTQNYKVLHIAPEQEFLRKFKKMKNLDYTSADLFSPIVDVKADILDLTFEDESFDVIFCNHVLEHIIDDKKAMSELYRVMKKGGWGILQVPMKNSLGKTYEDFTITDPKERQKHFGQYDHVRWYGMDYFERLKSVGFSVDINFYSQKFSKEEQKRFGLNVTEILPVVRK
- the era gene encoding GTPase Era, whose amino-acid sequence is MHKAGFVNIVGKPNAGKSTLLNQLMGEKLAIVTQKAQTTRHRIFGIYNEEDLQIVFSDTPGVLEPKYELQEKMMDFVKDSLQDADVFLFIVDVNDKEEPNEFLVDKLNKIPVPVLILLNKIDISNQEAMLEKVEYWHSKIEKAEILPISALEGFNTDLILPKLKALLPENPPYYDKDQYTDKSERFFVNENIREKILLNYDKEIPYSVEVVTEMFKEKEGIIFIDSIIYVERDTQKGILIGHKGEAIKKVGTEARIDLEKFFDKKIHLNLFVKVKKDWRKNERDLKNFGYR
- a CDS encoding IS1380 family transposase, whose product is MKFELSFTNKEITPWGGMVFLKQMLDKIGFREQIEKCESLPVSLSNNSYKKEVLLESFITSIWCGANRFLHTEITRADKALGEIFDWRKTPAQDAYKRYFGKFTQHINQQVGHHFFSWFFQNLNLNYFTLDIDSSVITRYGEQEGAKKGYNPKKKGRNSHHPIIAFVNDVKMVANFWLRSGNTSSANNFVGFLEETLLNFGDKKVGLVRLDSGFFQKDIMDYLELKTLQYIIAAKFTHPIQHLIDRQDFWIKVDEGIEICDKYYQAKNWEKPRRIVIVRQKIAQRPNAAGRILSLFPEDEIHRNYRYSAYITNQEQSATDVWRTYRNRGDAENRIKELKADFGAESFNLKGFFPTEAALIFSMIAYNLMSIFRLFVLQEKTQKTLSTLRYRTFAIGAYFEKVGDTLKLKIALTKKRRKWFVGIWDYPIDLSQKISTA
- a CDS encoding DoxX family protein produces the protein MKNLNTIGYNKTLLDWALLAIRIFVGLGMLTHGFPKLMQLLGGSHDFINFFGIGSKTSLVLAVLAEVLCSLFLILGLFTRFVSIPLIITMLVAVFIVHGNDPFAKQEMALLYLFHYILIFVAGPGSISIDRMINRK